One region of Dehalococcoidia bacterium genomic DNA includes:
- a CDS encoding acyclic terpene utilization AtuA family protein, whose translation MKKIRIGAGSGYAPSKTGEALRLVLEGNLNYICFDQLAELTMSIMSKNQQKDPSKGYLTQHIDGMKQVLPEAHKRGVKIITNGGGVNPEAAADQILKIASDNNIKGLKVAVIKGDNIAGRIDELLKKGWKFTNLETGEDDISRIKDNILIANAYIGSDSIVEALEAGADVVVAGRCSDSALFVAPMMHEFGWKFEDTYWPRIGAAITIGHTLECADFVTGVASPVWEHVPKPNEIVYPLAEVSEDGTAILEMPSSGGGLLNEWTVKSQLVYEVHDPKNYIMPDGVADMTAVKVEDLGNNRVKLSNMTGKRRPDTLKVIIGYPGGFIAETMNYISAPKALTKARRVEELGWKNLTKYGMKREDVDVQIDYVGLNSILKSIVPLPDEDSINELCLRIAARGKNPLEAGMIAVSFLDMSPVGFTVSVPSKPRSYISLWPTLIPREEVPTSFIMKRLE comes from the coding sequence GTGAAGAAAATCAGGATCGGGGCGGGTTCGGGTTACGCGCCTTCCAAGACGGGTGAAGCACTGAGGCTCGTGCTGGAAGGGAATTTAAATTACATCTGCTTCGACCAGCTGGCCGAGCTAACCATGTCCATCATGTCCAAGAACCAGCAGAAGGATCCCTCCAAGGGTTACCTTACCCAGCACATCGACGGTATGAAACAGGTACTGCCTGAAGCTCACAAGAGGGGCGTTAAAATCATCACCAACGGCGGTGGCGTCAATCCCGAGGCGGCGGCTGACCAGATACTCAAAATAGCCTCCGATAATAACATCAAAGGTTTGAAAGTTGCCGTGATCAAAGGCGACAATATAGCAGGCAGGATCGACGAGCTGCTCAAGAAAGGATGGAAGTTCACCAACCTGGAGACAGGCGAGGACGATATCAGCCGGATAAAAGACAATATCCTGATCGCCAATGCTTACATCGGCTCCGACTCCATTGTCGAAGCACTGGAGGCCGGCGCTGACGTGGTTGTGGCTGGCAGATGTTCTGATAGCGCGCTTTTCGTTGCCCCAATGATGCACGAGTTCGGATGGAAGTTTGAAGACACATACTGGCCACGCATAGGCGCTGCCATTACCATCGGCCACACGCTGGAATGCGCCGATTTCGTCACGGGAGTGGCCAGCCCGGTGTGGGAACATGTACCCAAGCCGAACGAGATCGTCTATCCGCTGGCCGAGGTATCCGAGGACGGGACGGCCATACTGGAGATGCCGTCATCGGGAGGCGGCCTGCTCAACGAATGGACCGTCAAAAGCCAGCTCGTTTACGAGGTGCATGATCCTAAAAACTATATTATGCCCGACGGCGTGGCCGATATGACGGCGGTAAAGGTGGAGGACCTGGGCAACAACAGGGTGAAGCTGAGCAATATGACCGGCAAGCGCAGGCCGGACACCCTCAAGGTGATCATCGGGTATCCGGGTGGGTTCATAGCGGAGACCATGAACTACATATCGGCGCCTAAAGCCCTGACCAAGGCCAGAAGAGTGGAGGAACTGGGCTGGAAGAACCTTACCAAATACGGCATGAAGCGCGAGGATGTGGACGTACAGATCGATTACGTCGGCTTGAATTCGATACTCAAGTCCATAGTCCCCCTGCCGGACGAAGACAGTATCAACGAACTCTGCCTGCGTATAGCGGCCAGGGGTAAAAATCCTCTCGAGGCGGGCATGATAGCCGTGTCTTTCCTGGACATGTCGCCGGTTGGTTTCACTGTATCGGTCCCTTCCAAGCCGAGAAGCTATATATCCCTGTGGCCGACGCTGATACCGCGCGAAGAAGTCCCAACGAGTTTTATTATGAAGAGGCTGGAATAA
- a CDS encoding helix-turn-helix transcriptional regulator has translation MKTRMKEYRARLGLTQEKLAEMVGVRRETIIFLEQGKYNPSLKLAYGISRALGAAIEDIFILNDKEG, from the coding sequence ATGAAAACAAGGATGAAAGAATATCGCGCCCGCCTCGGCCTGACCCAGGAGAAGCTGGCGGAGATGGTGGGGGTGCGGCGCGAGACCATTATCTTTCTCGAGCAAGGCAAATATAATCCATCGCTCAAGCTGGCTTATGGAATTTCTCGCGCGCTGGGAGCTGCCATCGAAGATATCTTTATTCTGAATGATAAAGAGGGATAG